The Solibacillus sp. FSL R7-0682 genome includes a window with the following:
- a CDS encoding beta-ketoacyl synthase N-terminal-like domain-containing protein, translating into MVDIVVTGYGIKAPGILDKCSFLNVLENGICTQSILKSENPAQGDLVAGVIDEDFLELNKRSYARHPRAVRMAIAAAIDASEMANIDYFKSQRVAVIMGTSAGAVLEIEQYSAAAFNLKTFPIHGVSLVDSHTFSNSVAEALGLRGTAFTITTGCTASLDAILIAKQLLEAGSVDACIVGGADVPLGQWTINGFKKIRALSTATAIENAGVPFSKDHKGFVLSEGAGVIVLERRQSAQARNQKIYGKIERVISRNEGQKLLRSDATGKHMLEVFQETAGNTKPSYVNSQALGMELNDQIESYILKETFGSEVPITSIKGMIGHTFGAMGVMQVISSLLSMEYGIIPPTIKTKGKGFEHMPIVYEPTYQAVSSVLITAHGSSGNNACLLVTNK; encoded by the coding sequence ATGGTAGATATTGTTGTAACTGGGTATGGTATTAAAGCGCCCGGGATATTAGATAAATGTAGTTTTTTAAATGTATTAGAGAATGGGATATGTACGCAAAGTATTTTGAAAAGCGAAAATCCCGCACAAGGGGACCTTGTTGCAGGGGTTATTGATGAGGATTTTCTAGAGCTGAATAAGAGGAGCTATGCGCGGCACCCACGAGCTGTAAGAATGGCTATTGCAGCTGCAATTGACGCTTCAGAAATGGCGAATATAGATTATTTTAAATCACAGCGAGTGGCTGTCATTATGGGCACTTCTGCTGGTGCGGTTCTTGAAATAGAACAATATTCTGCTGCTGCCTTCAATCTTAAAACGTTCCCGATTCATGGCGTTTCTCTTGTAGATTCACATACGTTTTCAAATTCTGTTGCAGAGGCGCTTGGTTTGAGAGGAACTGCATTCACCATAACTACGGGGTGTACCGCAAGTTTAGATGCCATCTTAATAGCAAAACAATTGCTAGAGGCGGGGAGCGTTGATGCATGCATCGTTGGCGGAGCTGATGTTCCTTTAGGTCAATGGACAATTAATGGCTTCAAAAAAATAAGAGCACTTTCCACAGCAACCGCTATTGAAAATGCCGGCGTTCCATTTTCAAAAGACCATAAAGGCTTTGTTTTATCGGAAGGAGCTGGGGTCATCGTTCTTGAACGTAGACAATCCGCACAAGCACGAAATCAGAAAATCTATGGGAAAATAGAACGTGTCATTTCGAGAAATGAAGGGCAAAAGTTATTAAGATCTGATGCGACAGGCAAACATATGCTTGAAGTTTTCCAAGAAACAGCTGGAAATACTAAACCAAGCTATGTAAACAGTCAAGCACTAGGTATGGAATTAAACGACCAAATTGAAAGCTATATCTTAAAAGAAACATTTGGCTCTGAAGTACCGATTACCTCAATTAAAGGCATGATTGGCCATACATTTGGAGCAATGGGCGTAATGCAGGTTATTTCGTCCTTACTATCAATGGAGTATGGGATAATCCCCCCAACAATTAAAACGAAGGGGAAAGGATTTGAACATATGCCGATTGTATATGAACCAACTTATCAAGCTGTTTCATCAGTATTAATTACTGCTCATGGTAGTAGCGGGAATAATGCTTGTTTATTAGTGACAAATAAATAG
- a CDS encoding DUF4282 domain-containing protein, with protein MIKEFLHFDRMITGDIVKYVFWVFAGLTVLFGLFTMAVGLFAADVVGLFSGLLVTVLGPVLVRIYCELLVVIFKIHESLVAIKNK; from the coding sequence ATAATAAAAGAATTTTTACATTTTGACCGAATGATTACGGGAGATATTGTGAAATATGTATTTTGGGTTTTTGCAGGGCTAACCGTTCTTTTTGGGCTGTTTACGATGGCCGTTGGATTGTTTGCGGCGGATGTAGTCGGTCTATTCAGCGGTCTTCTCGTCACAGTATTAGGACCTGTGTTAGTTCGAATATATTGTGAACTATTAGTCGTTATATTTAAAATTCACGAATCATTAGTTGCTATTAAAAATAAATGA
- a CDS encoding DUF2500 domain-containing protein, with product MFIDDVMFSIGPLFIGLVFIIIFGMIIFTIFTKIKEGVKNNNSPRLTVPAKVVSKRTHVQGDNSYTTYYVTFEVQSGDRMELSVDGTEYGMLVEQDLGLLTFQGTRYVSFERQK from the coding sequence ATGTTCATTGATGATGTTATGTTTTCCATCGGTCCATTATTTATCGGGCTTGTTTTTATCATTATTTTTGGTATGATCATTTTTACGATTTTTACGAAAATTAAAGAAGGTGTTAAAAATAATAACTCCCCTCGCCTTACTGTACCTGCAAAAGTTGTATCGAAGCGTACCCACGTTCAAGGCGACAATTCGTATACTACTTATTATGTAACCTTTGAAGTGCAAAGTGGGGATCGCATGGAGTTAAGTGTTGATGGTACCGAATATGGAATGTTAGTTGAGCAAGACCTTGGTTTATTAACCTTTCAAGGCACGCGTTATGTTTCCTTTGAACGCCAAAAATAA
- a CDS encoding HEAT repeat domain-containing protein: MIKLSISFLFVIIVILLAVLFIFTMYLLVQRQRESRFEKVRDSYIKNYSQLWYNYLFNNEWFSIVLVPKKRAQVEAIEMIFSSYLKNLLNEKVQLEIKQFSNQYLKDFYEKDLSSKRWSVRMNSLYRIADFHIDELLPMCQKFEKTNISEEEYFQLLKIYSLFQPDLFMEKVKESSVSYSESEYRRLFILLEDDVFSTFFDEFNNFPFKIQFALIDTAAIKRNMQYIERLKKLLDHEVAEINIRALKGLYEIGIIDEIDSFIPFVTSNMWEARLMVAKIFKHVPLNYTYNYLEQLLQDENWWVRSQAAKTIVEDRHGIDKLQQFIESSNDKYAIEMAQEIAARKEGSK; encoded by the coding sequence ATGATTAAATTGTCTATTTCTTTTCTTTTCGTAATCATCGTCATCCTACTTGCCGTGCTTTTTATTTTTACGATGTATTTACTTGTTCAACGACAGCGCGAAAGCCGTTTTGAAAAAGTAAGGGATAGTTATATAAAAAACTATTCACAGCTTTGGTACAATTATTTATTCAATAACGAATGGTTCAGTATAGTGCTTGTACCTAAAAAAAGAGCTCAAGTTGAAGCGATTGAGATGATTTTTTCATCGTATTTAAAAAATCTGCTGAATGAAAAAGTTCAATTAGAAATTAAACAATTCTCCAATCAATACTTGAAAGATTTCTATGAAAAAGATTTATCAAGTAAACGATGGAGCGTTAGAATGAATTCTCTTTATCGGATTGCAGATTTTCACATAGATGAATTGCTACCTATGTGTCAAAAATTTGAGAAAACCAATATATCAGAAGAAGAGTATTTTCAACTATTAAAAATATACTCTCTATTCCAACCAGATTTGTTTATGGAAAAAGTGAAAGAATCATCTGTTAGTTACTCAGAAAGCGAGTATAGAAGACTATTTATATTATTAGAAGATGATGTATTTAGTACATTTTTCGATGAATTCAATAATTTTCCATTTAAAATTCAATTTGCGCTCATTGATACTGCAGCAATCAAACGAAATATGCAGTATATTGAGCGATTAAAAAAATTATTGGACCATGAGGTTGCGGAAATTAATATTAGAGCATTAAAAGGTCTTTATGAAATTGGGATTATTGATGAGATAGATTCCTTTATACCATTTGTAACTTCGAATATGTGGGAAGCAAGGTTAATGGTTGCTAAAATTTTCAAACATGTACCACTAAATTATACTTATAATTATTTAGAGCAACTTCTTCAGGATGAGAATTGGTGGGTACGTTCTCAGGCTGCAAAGACAATTGTAGAAGATCGACATGGTATCGACAAATTACAGCAATTTATTGAATCCTCAAATGACAAATATGCCATTGAAATGGCACAAGAAATTGCAGCTAGAAAGGAGGGAAGTAAATGA
- a CDS encoding glycosyltransferase family 2 protein, whose product MKIIDYSMMFFGAIILFYMLFVIVSYSAMFIIAMLDVRKRYRLDLSEYDDSHIDAFYSKPVSLLVPAYNEEVGVIDTVYSLLNLRYPQTEIIIINDGSTDQTLQIAIEHFRMKPINKIVRTNIPTKKIKQIYESEIYKNCILVDKENGGKADALNVGINVSQYPYFCSIDGDSILDEKSLLRVMKPITLSDGNVIAAGGNVRIANGAKMQFGSIYETHLSSNYLVIMQIIEYLRAFLMGRIALSKFNLVLIISGAFSVFSKEWAVQAGGYSTNIIGEDMELVVNIHRLIKEKKENKRIEFVPDPVCWTEAPQSLGVLRNQRRRWHQGLFESLWKHKKMTLNPKYGQIGMISFPYFWLVECLGPIIELGGYMYIVIAFFLGDIYYEVALMLLLLFVIYGVIFSIAAILFEAWSMNTYPKKRALFRMILLAFTEIFWYRPLTLFWRCEGLVRFVLRKSDWGNMKRVGIAEKEKRV is encoded by the coding sequence ATGAAAATAATTGATTATAGCATGATGTTTTTTGGTGCCATTATTTTATTTTATATGCTGTTCGTTATCGTTTCATATAGTGCAATGTTCATCATCGCCATGCTTGATGTTAGAAAACGCTATCGTCTAGATTTATCAGAGTACGATGATTCACATATCGATGCGTTTTATTCAAAACCCGTTTCATTACTTGTACCTGCTTACAATGAGGAAGTAGGCGTAATTGATACAGTTTATTCATTATTGAATTTACGTTATCCTCAAACTGAAATTATTATTATTAATGATGGATCTACAGATCAAACGCTTCAAATCGCCATCGAACATTTTCGAATGAAGCCAATAAATAAAATCGTCCGTACAAACATCCCGACAAAAAAAATTAAGCAAATTTATGAATCTGAAATATATAAAAATTGTATTTTAGTAGATAAAGAAAATGGTGGTAAGGCGGATGCATTAAATGTTGGGATTAATGTATCACAGTATCCATATTTTTGTTCTATTGATGGGGATTCTATTTTGGATGAAAAATCGTTACTGCGGGTGATGAAACCTATCACTTTATCTGATGGTAATGTCATTGCAGCTGGAGGCAATGTTCGAATTGCGAATGGGGCAAAAATGCAGTTTGGATCTATATATGAGACGCATTTATCTAGTAATTACTTAGTCATCATGCAAATTATCGAATATTTAAGGGCATTTTTAATGGGGCGAATTGCTTTGAGTAAATTCAACTTAGTGCTTATTATTTCAGGCGCTTTTAGTGTGTTTTCTAAAGAGTGGGCTGTTCAAGCTGGTGGGTATTCAACAAATATTATTGGGGAAGACATGGAGCTTGTGGTGAATATTCACCGACTCATTAAGGAAAAAAAGGAAAATAAGCGGATTGAATTCGTCCCCGATCCAGTTTGCTGGACTGAGGCACCTCAATCTTTAGGCGTGCTACGAAATCAACGAAGAAGGTGGCATCAAGGATTATTTGAAAGTTTATGGAAACATAAAAAAATGACATTGAATCCTAAATACGGACAAATTGGAATGATTTCGTTTCCATATTTTTGGTTAGTAGAATGTCTAGGTCCGATTATTGAGTTAGGTGGATATATGTATATTGTTATCGCCTTTTTCTTAGGGGATATTTATTATGAAGTTGCACTCATGCTACTATTACTCTTCGTTATTTATGGAGTTATTTTTTCGATTGCTGCGATATTATTCGAAGCTTGGAGTATGAATACTTATCCGAAAAAAAGAGCGTTATTTCGCATGATTCTTTTAGCATTTACAGAAATTTTTTGGTATCGCCCACTAACATTATTTTGGCGCTGTGAGGGGTTAGTCCGCTTTGTCTTAAGAAAAAGTGACTGGGGTAATATGAAGCGTGTCGGTATTGCTGAAAAGGAGAAACGTGTATGA
- a CDS encoding response regulator, whose amino-acid sequence MNEVIIADIMQEHEAERYFEIWRESVIRSRLTITAVFLKMDYSNQQNANEGYVNNQLTAFLQSKLRKTDLLFQLDDEEHWGIFFLQSSDVEARAFLKRLFATLKADRKLQHLTLKASITEIRNNRVTFEDLLDKNRQKLSDFQQETWSIVQVEDYREQPTELVKVSIIEQNAIFRQVLTSTLEQLDIPHFTLDVSSYEDGYHFLQSSTYKTGYMHLIVMNDILPRKNGLEILHILRNMPNEKKFIIYMMSERNSEGAALNAYESGVDEYIVKPFNLRLLEAKIKRTFARLWL is encoded by the coding sequence ATGAATGAAGTAATCATCGCAGACATCATGCAGGAACATGAAGCAGAGCGGTACTTTGAAATATGGCGGGAAAGTGTGATTCGATCGCGTCTTACAATCACTGCAGTCTTTTTAAAAATGGATTATTCTAATCAGCAAAATGCAAACGAAGGGTATGTTAATAATCAACTAACAGCATTTTTACAATCAAAACTTCGTAAAACGGATTTGCTTTTTCAATTAGATGATGAAGAGCATTGGGGAATTTTCTTTTTACAGAGTAGTGATGTAGAAGCTAGAGCGTTCTTAAAACGACTCTTTGCTACTTTAAAGGCAGATAGAAAGCTGCAACATCTTACATTAAAAGCATCCATTACTGAGATAAGGAATAATCGTGTGACATTTGAAGATTTGCTAGATAAAAATAGACAAAAGCTATCAGATTTTCAACAGGAAACGTGGTCTATCGTGCAGGTGGAAGATTATCGTGAACAGCCTACTGAATTGGTGAAGGTGAGTATTATTGAACAAAATGCAATTTTTCGACAAGTATTAACGTCAACGCTGGAGCAATTAGATATTCCTCATTTTACATTAGACGTATCGTCTTATGAGGATGGCTATCATTTTTTACAATCCTCAACCTATAAAACAGGATATATGCATTTAATTGTAATGAATGATATTTTACCACGTAAAAATGGCTTAGAAATTTTGCACATCTTACGAAATATGCCAAATGAAAAGAAATTTATTATTTATATGATGTCAGAACGTAATTCTGAAGGAGCGGCACTTAATGCGTATGAAAGTGGAGTGGATGAATATATCGTGAAGCCATTTAATTTACGCTTGCTAGAAGCAAAAATAAAAAGGACTTTTGCGAGGCTTTGGTTATGA
- a CDS encoding EAL domain-containing protein produces the protein MLFIFFSLLAIIPFCVGIIILVLFKRNRLSKSIFLFLLFASFWQIDVSVLYSHGILQEETILTMFQLFRFGFIMVTPAIVYIGYIIVQEMLPEKERKKWRFIVNRTTVILSFVLALVAYIIGWSDKGVSGLQLIQSGTNLFYFPIDGELSWVITANLILFIASIVICFFITLDVHDKCERSFILYFNIFTSIGFAIGLFNMFPSSNLVTSSIAILVFAISILIISIQMHISIIHNMNKELVEQKKFLCEIINLNPNYIYAQDEEGRYTLINESYAQLMDTTIQQMLGKTDVEIQLAENNADNQLKAPSRLLEKKVVKEESMTTASGEIVWLQTVKVPIQINEQKTLLTVSTDITERKQHEDEIKYQAYHDALTGLPNRRMFNEDLTSFLEKAKADSTEVAIIFLDLDRFKYINDTLGHDVGDLLLIEVSSRMKSFLDSNHPSAKIYRLGGDEFTIILPNYSTTKSEAFAKELLAQYVDSILVDGMENFISPSIGISIYPNDGEDVRTLIKHADTAMYYVKARGKSNYQLFTVEMQQQFYRKMIIENQLRTALENDEFELNYQPIMDLKTNEVVGMESLIRWNNKMLGQVAPDEFISVAEETDMIVPIGHWVLETAIKQQIKWQNEGYQPLKISVNISVRQIIEPTFIDYVRNALENARVNPKYIVLEITESIAMYEDSMIEKLYALKELGINLSMDDFGTGYSSLSYLNKYPLDSLKIDKSFVIGMNKEKESKAIVKTIVAIAQQLNLKVIAEGIESKEDYHFLAEIGCDFGQGYHIDRPLPVSQVEKWLIAAR, from the coding sequence ATGTTGTTTATTTTTTTTAGTTTACTAGCTATTATCCCGTTTTGTGTAGGTATTATTATATTAGTTTTATTTAAGAGAAATCGATTATCCAAAAGTATTTTTCTGTTCTTATTATTCGCCTCGTTTTGGCAAATAGATGTTTCAGTATTATATTCACATGGGATATTACAAGAAGAAACAATCCTAACCATGTTTCAGCTCTTTCGTTTTGGATTCATCATGGTAACTCCGGCGATTGTATATATTGGATACATCATTGTACAGGAAATGCTGCCTGAGAAAGAGCGAAAAAAATGGCGGTTCATTGTCAATCGTACTACTGTTATTTTATCGTTTGTGCTCGCACTAGTTGCTTACATTATTGGATGGAGTGATAAAGGGGTTAGTGGATTACAACTAATCCAAAGCGGCACAAATTTATTTTACTTCCCTATTGATGGAGAGCTTTCATGGGTGATCACAGCAAACCTCATTCTATTCATAGCTAGTATCGTCATTTGTTTTTTTATAACTTTAGATGTGCACGATAAATGTGAACGTTCATTCATATTGTATTTTAATATTTTTACGTCCATTGGATTTGCAATAGGCTTATTCAATATGTTCCCATCGTCTAATTTGGTAACAAGCTCCATTGCGATTTTAGTTTTCGCAATATCGATTTTAATCATTTCGATTCAAATGCATATTTCGATTATTCATAACATGAATAAGGAATTAGTTGAGCAAAAGAAATTTCTCTGTGAAATTATTAATTTAAATCCGAACTATATTTATGCGCAAGATGAAGAAGGGCGTTACACACTCATCAATGAATCCTATGCACAACTAATGGACACAACCATTCAACAAATGTTAGGGAAGACGGATGTAGAAATTCAGCTTGCAGAGAATAATGCGGACAACCAGCTAAAAGCGCCATCAAGGCTACTAGAAAAAAAGGTAGTTAAAGAAGAATCTATGACAACCGCATCAGGAGAAATTGTGTGGCTGCAGACTGTCAAAGTACCCATTCAAATAAATGAACAAAAGACACTACTAACTGTCTCCACTGATATTACGGAACGCAAGCAACATGAGGATGAAATAAAATACCAAGCATATCACGACGCGCTAACAGGCTTACCGAATAGAAGAATGTTCAATGAAGATTTAACGAGTTTTTTAGAAAAGGCGAAAGCTGATTCAACCGAAGTAGCCATTATCTTTCTAGATTTAGATCGTTTCAAATATATTAATGATACTTTAGGACATGATGTCGGAGATCTGTTGTTAATCGAAGTATCAAGCCGTATGAAATCATTTTTAGATTCGAATCATCCAAGTGCAAAAATATACCGTCTTGGTGGGGATGAATTTACAATTATCCTACCAAATTATTCTACAACAAAGAGTGAAGCGTTTGCTAAGGAGCTATTAGCGCAATATGTAGACAGTATATTAGTCGATGGAATGGAAAACTTTATTTCGCCAAGTATTGGTATTAGCATTTATCCAAATGACGGTGAAGATGTGAGAACTTTAATTAAGCATGCTGATACAGCAATGTACTATGTAAAGGCAAGAGGGAAAAGCAACTATCAATTATTCACTGTAGAAATGCAGCAGCAATTTTATAGAAAAATGATTATTGAAAACCAATTACGAACAGCGCTAGAAAATGATGAGTTTGAGCTTAACTATCAGCCGATTATGGATTTAAAGACAAATGAAGTGGTCGGAATGGAGTCTCTGATTCGATGGAATAACAAAATGCTTGGGCAAGTTGCACCAGATGAATTTATCTCTGTTGCAGAAGAGACGGACATGATTGTGCCAATCGGACATTGGGTGTTGGAAACGGCTATTAAACAGCAAATAAAATGGCAAAATGAAGGCTATCAACCATTAAAAATAAGTGTAAATATATCTGTTCGCCAAATAATTGAGCCAACATTTATCGATTATGTGCGAAATGCTTTAGAGAATGCAAGAGTTAATCCAAAATACATTGTTCTGGAGATTACAGAGAGTATCGCGATGTATGAGGACTCTATGATTGAAAAGCTATACGCATTAAAGGAACTAGGCATCAATCTTTCTATGGATGACTTTGGTACAGGGTATTCATCACTAAGTTATTTAAATAAATATCCACTAGATTCGTTAAAAATCGATAAATCCTTTGTAATAGGAATGAACAAAGAGAAGGAAAGTAAAGCAATCGTAAAAACGATTGTAGCAATCGCGCAGCAACTCAATTTGAAAGTGATAGCGGAGGGAATTGAAAGCAAGGAAGATTATCATTTCTTAGCTGAAATTGGCTGTGATTTCGGCCAAGGGTATCATATTGATCGCCCACTCCCAGTAAGTCAAGTAGAGAAATGGCTTATTGCTGCTCGGTAA
- a CDS encoding alpha/beta-type small acid-soluble spore protein has translation MSYNQSSNKLDVPGARQAIDQMKYEIAQEFGVQLESQSSSRSNGSVGGEITKRLVEMAQNQLKSNNN, from the coding sequence ATGTCTTATAATCAAAGTTCAAATAAACTTGATGTACCAGGCGCACGACAAGCAATTGATCAAATGAAATATGAAATTGCACAAGAGTTTGGTGTTCAGCTTGAAAGCCAATCATCTTCTCGTTCAAACGGTTCTGTAGGCGGAGAAATCACAAAACGTCTAGTTGAAATGGCACAAAATCAATTAAAAAGCAACAACAACTAG
- a CDS encoding erythromycin esterase family protein, which translates to MTNKLIQAISEHCLPLNDVSLNKIVEEIGDAKIVMIGEASHGTSEFYTIRAELSKKLIEQKGFQLIAVEGDWPSAQAVNHYVKGYSEEGKIAKDVLMSAFHRWPTWMWANEEVATFTEWLKEFNRNSEQKVGFYGIDLYSLFESIDEVLNYLSNNPGHQVDLEHAKKAFTCFEPYNRSHEHYAISAVQFSDECIREVTSLLRSIRKHKEHYSSEQEEDLNVMMNAIVAKNAESYYREMMTDKKSWNTRDYHMVEAIHELRKYYGENTKVIIWEHNTHIGDASETSMKNEQLINVGQVIREQCGKENTYAIGFGTYEGTVIAADRWGDPFEIIKVPPAKLSKWEGQLHAASSEDKVLLFKNDNRVLFNDWMGHRAIGVVYNPAFEEYGNYVPSRVGSRYDAFIYINQTSALHPFKQQ; encoded by the coding sequence ATGACAAACAAATTAATTCAGGCAATTTCAGAACATTGCTTGCCATTAAACGACGTGAGTTTAAATAAAATTGTTGAGGAAATTGGAGACGCCAAAATTGTGATGATCGGCGAAGCATCCCACGGAACATCAGAATTTTATACAATTCGTGCTGAGCTCTCGAAAAAGTTAATTGAACAAAAAGGCTTTCAACTAATTGCAGTAGAAGGTGATTGGCCATCCGCTCAAGCAGTGAACCACTATGTAAAAGGCTACAGTGAAGAAGGTAAAATTGCAAAAGATGTTTTAATGAGCGCTTTCCATCGTTGGCCAACATGGATGTGGGCCAATGAAGAGGTGGCAACCTTTACCGAATGGCTTAAAGAGTTCAATCGAAATAGCGAACAAAAAGTAGGTTTTTATGGCATCGATCTATATAGCTTATTCGAATCAATTGATGAAGTATTAAACTATTTATCAAATAATCCCGGACATCAGGTTGATTTAGAACATGCAAAAAAAGCTTTTACTTGCTTTGAACCATACAATCGTAGTCATGAGCATTACGCCATTTCTGCAGTTCAATTTTCTGATGAATGTATTCGTGAAGTAACCTCGTTATTACGTTCAATACGTAAACATAAAGAACATTATTCGAGTGAGCAGGAAGAAGATTTAAATGTCATGATGAATGCAATCGTAGCAAAAAATGCAGAATCGTATTACCGAGAGATGATGACTGATAAAAAATCGTGGAATACGCGCGATTATCACATGGTGGAAGCGATTCATGAATTACGCAAATATTATGGAGAAAATACAAAGGTCATCATTTGGGAACATAATACTCATATTGGTGATGCTTCTGAAACATCAATGAAAAATGAACAGCTGATTAATGTCGGTCAAGTGATTCGAGAGCAATGCGGGAAGGAAAACACCTATGCAATTGGATTTGGCACGTACGAAGGCACTGTAATTGCTGCAGATCGTTGGGGAGACCCTTTTGAAATCATAAAAGTCCCACCTGCTAAATTAAGTAAATGGGAAGGCCAACTCCATGCAGCAAGTTCAGAAGATAAAGTATTATTATTTAAAAATGACAACCGAGTTTTGTTTAATGATTGGATGGGGCACCGTGCAATTGGCGTTGTGTATAATCCTGCGTTTGAAGAGTACGGAAATTACGTTCCTTCCAGAGTTGGTAGCAGATACGATGCATTTATTTATATTAACCAAACGAGCGCATTACATCCTTTCAAACAACAATAA
- a CDS encoding excinuclease: MKTRYKITRLDAQGNPTLSLEECQSFFAAQPDFEYNDSFGASQDGVHMKIKGHFFMWQVENAQIPFRFFDGEIYVSVSHLVILEKTMDIARQLNAVYIEG; the protein is encoded by the coding sequence ATGAAGACACGATATAAAATTACACGTCTAGATGCACAAGGAAATCCAACGTTAAGCTTAGAGGAATGCCAAAGCTTCTTTGCTGCGCAACCTGATTTCGAGTACAATGATTCATTTGGTGCAAGCCAGGACGGCGTACATATGAAGATTAAAGGTCACTTTTTCATGTGGCAAGTAGAAAATGCACAAATACCTTTCCGCTTTTTCGATGGTGAAATTTATGTATCCGTTTCACACCTAGTTATTTTAGAAAAAACGATGGATATTGCGCGTCAATTAAACGCTGTTTATATTGAAGGATAA
- the nadX gene encoding aspartate dehydrogenase — protein sequence MNIGIIGAGAIAHFLLNEINKKQLNTLQIQSVFVRDREKYRMLEEEYGVRLYTELTEFLNTEIDIVVEVAEIEAVKSLIPAVLRKKDVILISIGALADRETLTNIVQIAEQSGNQIYLPSGAIGGVDLLQNANALGTVTHVSLTTRKPASTLINEPIQEEKVVFQGKATDAIMQFPKNMNVSIVLALAGIGFDKTQVCLVADPHIDQNVHEIKMIGDFGEAMLTVKNNPLSENPKTSYLAAISILGTLQRINGHLLIGR from the coding sequence ATGAACATAGGAATAATTGGAGCGGGTGCAATCGCTCATTTTTTATTAAATGAAATAAACAAAAAGCAGTTGAATACGTTACAGATTCAAAGTGTTTTTGTCAGGGATCGAGAGAAGTATCGCATGCTGGAAGAGGAATATGGGGTTCGGCTGTATACCGAATTAACCGAGTTTCTAAATACTGAAATAGATATTGTTGTGGAGGTAGCCGAAATAGAGGCGGTAAAGAGCTTGATCCCGGCTGTTCTACGAAAAAAAGATGTTATATTAATTAGCATTGGTGCACTTGCGGATAGGGAAACTTTGACTAACATTGTTCAAATTGCTGAACAGAGTGGAAATCAAATTTATTTACCATCAGGTGCAATCGGTGGGGTGGATTTATTACAAAATGCAAATGCGCTTGGGACAGTAACACATGTTTCATTAACTACTAGAAAGCCCGCTAGTACCTTAATAAACGAGCCTATTCAAGAAGAAAAAGTTGTATTTCAAGGAAAAGCGACCGATGCAATTATGCAATTCCCAAAAAATATGAATGTCTCGATCGTATTGGCACTTGCGGGGATTGGATTCGATAAAACCCAAGTATGTCTAGTGGCGGATCCACACATCGATCAAAATGTTCATGAAATCAAAATGATCGGGGACTTTGGAGAAGCTATGTTGACAGTGAAAAATAACCCGCTTTCGGAAAATCCAAAGACAAGTTATTTAGCTGCAATCAGTATTTTAGGAACATTGCAGCGGATAAATGGGCATTTGTTAATTGGGAGGTAA